A stretch of Coregonus clupeaformis isolate EN_2021a chromosome 37, ASM2061545v1, whole genome shotgun sequence DNA encodes these proteins:
- the LOC123482740 gene encoding malate dehydrogenase, cytoplasmic-like, with protein MSAEPVRVLVTGAAGQIAYSLLFGIAKGDVFGKDQPISLILLDISPMLPVLDGVVMELQDCALPLLREVIPTDKEDVAFKDLDAAILVGSMPRREGMERKDLLKANVAIFKSQGAALEKYAKKTVKVR; from the exons ATG TCTGCTGAACCTGTTCGTGTTCTGGTCACCGGCGCTGCTGGGCAGATTGCCTACTCCTTGTTGTTCGGCATCGCCAAGGGAGATGTGTTCGGCAAAGATCAG CCAATCTCCCTGATCTTGCTGGACATCTCCCCCATGTTGCCAGTCTTGGATGGAGTGGTCATGGAGCTGCAGGACTGTGCCCTCCCACTCCTGAGAG AGGTCATCCCCACGGACAAGGAGGACGTTGCCTTCAAGGACCTGGACGCTGCCATCCTGGTGGGCTCCATGCCCAGGAGAGAGGGTATGGAGAGGAAGGATCTGCTCAAGGCTAACGTGGCCATCTTCAAGAGCCAGGGGGCCGCACTGGAGAAGTACGCCAAGAAGACTGTCAAGGTGAGATGA